The following coding sequences lie in one Sulfurihydrogenibium sp. genomic window:
- the amrA gene encoding AmmeMemoRadiSam system protein A yields the protein MEVISSISKEEGDFLVKLARKAIEYYLTYRKVLPIRPEDIPYDNLKKRGASFVTLETKYGDLRGCIGSIIPHRPFYEDVIHNAISAAVSDPRFNPVSPNELDFIKVKVSVLTYPEKVEYEDWRDLLSKIEPFKDGLIIKYKNFSATFLPEVWEKLPSKEEFLAHLCLKAGLPADFWRTGLLEVFKYRTITFSE from the coding sequence ATGGAAGTTATATCTTCTATAAGTAAAGAAGAAGGCGATTTTTTAGTTAAATTAGCAAGGAAAGCTATTGAGTATTACTTAACATATCGTAAGGTGCTTCCGATTAGACCTGAAGATATTCCTTATGATAATCTAAAAAAACGTGGTGCATCTTTCGTGACTTTAGAAACTAAATATGGAGATTTGAGAGGTTGCATTGGTTCAATCATTCCACACAGACCTTTTTATGAAGATGTAATACACAATGCCATTTCTGCTGCTGTTTCAGACCCAAGGTTTAATCCAGTATCTCCAAACGAGCTTGATTTTATTAAAGTTAAAGTATCTGTTTTAACCTATCCAGAAAAGGTTGAATATGAAGATTGGAGAGATTTACTGTCTAAAATTGAGCCTTTTAAAGATGGATTGATAATTAAATATAAAAATTTTTCAGCAACGTTTTTGCCGGAAGTCTGGGAAAAATTACCATCAAAAGAGGAATTTCTTGCTCATCTGTGTTTAAAAGCCGGACTACCTGCTGATTTTTGGAGAACCGGTCTATTGGAAGTTTTCAAATATAGAACTATAACGTTTAGCGAATGA
- the modB gene encoding molybdate ABC transporter permease subunit: protein MDFWEIIKQIDFEPFYLTFKLASLTTVILIIIGIPVAYFIAYSKFKFKSFFEAVIALPLVLPPSVLGFYLLLILSRNGFLGSFWEKYFGHQLAFHFEGILIASVIFSFPFMVHPLVSGFKSIDKSLIEASYTLGKSKLKTLFKVILPNIKPSILSGITLSFAHTVGEFGVVLMVGGSIDGETKVVSIAIYDAVEKLDYTSAHVYSAILFGFSFFILLVVYMLNSSNGINVKR from the coding sequence TTGGATTTTTGGGAGATTATCAAGCAAATAGATTTTGAGCCATTTTATCTAACGTTTAAGCTTGCATCTTTAACGACTGTTATTTTAATTATAATTGGCATTCCGGTAGCATACTTTATAGCATATTCAAAATTTAAGTTTAAATCTTTCTTTGAAGCAGTTATTGCACTGCCTCTTGTGCTACCCCCATCAGTTTTAGGGTTTTATCTTCTATTGATACTAAGCAGAAATGGATTTCTTGGAAGTTTTTGGGAAAAATACTTTGGACATCAGCTTGCTTTTCATTTTGAAGGAATTTTGATAGCTTCAGTAATATTTAGCTTTCCTTTTATGGTTCATCCATTGGTTTCTGGATTCAAAAGCATTGATAAAAGTTTGATAGAAGCATCTTATACTCTTGGAAAATCTAAATTAAAAACGCTTTTTAAAGTTATTCTTCCTAACATAAAGCCGTCAATTTTAAGCGGTATTACTTTATCTTTTGCGCATACTGTCGGTGAGTTTGGGGTTGTTTTAATGGTTGGTGGTAGTATAGACGGAGAGACAAAGGTTGTATCAATTGCAATTTATGACGCAGTAGAAAAGTTAGATTATACATCTGCACATGTTTATTCAGCAATTCTTTTTGGATTTTCTTTTTTTATTTTGCTTGTGGTTTATATGCTTAATAGTTCAAACGGGATAAACGTTAAACGTTAG
- the amrB gene encoding AmmeMemoRadiSam system protein B, which yields MLTVRKPAVANMFYTGDKERLLYTIKNYLNKAPLYDYVPEGIVVPHAGYMYSGPVAAVSYKQLLNLDPNKHYKILLIGPSHHVYFNGVSYGFYDYWETPLGKVKVNKEAIIKFLKEYPDFPLTLNTLPHQREHSLEVQVPFLQVVLKDFEILPFVYGDIDSSIVENIIEYFKDNDTVVVISTDLSHYYPDNIAREIDRYCHLAVLELNENYLKNCEACGKVGLEAMIKYAKRHGLKSKILDYKTSGDTGGDYSSVVGYGSYIFYK from the coding sequence ATGCTAACAGTAAGAAAACCAGCTGTTGCGAATATGTTTTATACTGGTGATAAAGAAAGACTTTTATATACAATTAAAAACTATTTGAATAAAGCACCTTTATATGACTATGTTCCTGAGGGGATAGTAGTTCCACATGCAGGATATATGTATTCTGGACCTGTTGCAGCAGTTTCATATAAGCAGCTTTTAAACCTTGACCCGAACAAACATTACAAAATTTTACTGATAGGGCCGTCCCACCATGTATATTTTAATGGAGTTTCTTATGGATTTTATGATTACTGGGAAACCCCCCTTGGAAAAGTAAAAGTTAATAAAGAAGCGATTATTAAATTCTTAAAAGAATATCCGGATTTTCCATTAACATTAAATACTCTTCCACATCAAAGAGAACACTCTTTAGAGGTTCAGGTGCCATTTTTGCAAGTTGTACTAAAGGACTTTGAAATTTTACCATTTGTATATGGAGATATTGATAGCAGTATCGTTGAGAATATTATAGAATACTTTAAAGATAATGATACAGTAGTAGTTATAAGTACAGATTTAAGCCATTACTATCCGGATAATATAGCCAGAGAAATAGATAGATATTGCCATCTTGCGGTTTTGGAATTAAATGAAAATTATCTTAAAAACTGTGAAGCATGTGGAAAAGTTGGTCTTGAAGCGATGATAAAATACGCAAAAAGACATGGATTAAAATCTAAAATACTTGATTATAAAACATCGGGCGATACAGGAGGAGATTATAGCAGTGTTGTCGGGTATGGAAGTTATATCTTCTATAAGTAA